A single window of Mycolicibacterium madagascariense DNA harbors:
- a CDS encoding GAP family protein: protein MLAELIPLALVVALSPLSIIPAVLVLQSPRPRPTSLAFLLGWIVGLAVVTQLFVEVSSLVGGGLDRPPPPWASWARVVAGALLITFGLYKWLTRKSSEHSPKWMSSFASITPPRAAVTALVLVVVNPKVLFMCAAAGLAIGTEGLDRLGAELGVLYYVVIAGFSVVLPIVAYAVSGDRLDPTLARVKDWMEAQHATLVAAILVVLGALVLYKGLHGM, encoded by the coding sequence ATGCTGGCCGAACTGATCCCCCTGGCGCTGGTGGTCGCCCTGTCCCCGCTGTCGATCATCCCAGCGGTGCTGGTGCTGCAATCGCCACGGCCCCGGCCGACGAGCCTGGCCTTCCTCCTCGGGTGGATCGTCGGACTGGCCGTGGTCACGCAGCTCTTCGTCGAGGTGTCCAGCCTCGTGGGCGGCGGGCTGGACCGGCCACCACCGCCGTGGGCGTCGTGGGCCCGCGTCGTCGCGGGCGCGCTGCTGATCACCTTCGGCCTCTACAAGTGGCTCACCCGGAAGAGCTCCGAGCACTCGCCGAAGTGGATGAGCAGCTTCGCCTCGATCACGCCGCCGCGCGCCGCCGTCACCGCGCTCGTCCTGGTGGTCGTCAATCCCAAGGTGCTGTTCATGTGTGCCGCAGCGGGTTTGGCGATCGGCACCGAGGGCCTGGATCGGCTGGGCGCCGAACTCGGCGTGCTCTACTACGTGGTGATCGCGGGTTTCAGCGTCGTGCTGCCGATCGTCGCGTACGCGGTGTCCGGGGATCGTCTCGACCCGACGCTCGCCCGCGTGAAGGACTGGATGGAGGCGCAGCACGCGACGCTCGTCGCGGCGATCCTCGTCGTCCTCGGCGCTCTCGTTCTGTACAAGGGCCTGCACGGCATGTGA
- a CDS encoding heat shock protein transcriptional repressor HspR: protein MMANRKADDARTFLISVAAELAGMHAQTLRTYDRLGLVSPQRSSGGGRRYSQHDVDLLREVQRLSQDEGVNLAGIKRIIELTNQVEALQSRVREMAEELDRLRANQRRDLAVVPKSTALVVWQPRGKR from the coding sequence GTGATGGCCAATCGGAAGGCCGACGACGCGCGCACCTTCCTGATCTCGGTGGCCGCCGAGCTGGCGGGCATGCACGCCCAGACGCTGCGGACCTATGACCGGCTCGGGCTGGTCAGTCCGCAGCGCAGCTCGGGCGGCGGGCGCCGGTACTCCCAGCACGACGTCGACCTGCTCCGCGAGGTGCAGCGGCTGTCGCAGGACGAGGGCGTCAACCTCGCGGGCATCAAGCGGATCATCGAGCTGACCAATCAGGTCGAGGCCCTGCAGTCGCGGGTGCGCGAGATGGCCGAGGAGCTGGATCGGTTGCGCGCGAACCAGCGTCGCGACCTGGCGGTCGTGCCGAAGAGCACGGCGCTGGTCGTCTGGCAGCCGCGCGGCAAGCGCTAG
- the clpB gene encoding ATP-dependent chaperone ClpB, with protein MDSFNPTTKTQAALTSALQAATAAGNPEIRPAHLLMALLTQNEGIAAPLLEAVGVDPSIIRTEAASLLDRLPKVSGANSTPNLSRESLAAITAAQQLATEMDDEYVSTEHLLVGLATGDSDVAKLLTGHGASPQALREAFVKVRGSARVTSPDPEGSYQALEKYSTDLTAAAREGKLDPVIGRDNEIRRVVQVLSRRTKNNPVLIGEPGVGKTAIVEGLAQRIIEGDVPESLRDKTVVSLDLGSMVAGAKYRGEFEERLKAVLDDIKNSAGQVITFIDELHTIVGAGATGESAMDAGNMIKPMLARGELRMVGATTLEEYRKYIEKDAALERRFQQVLVGEPSVEDTVGILRGLKDRYEVHHGVRITDSALVAAATMSDRYITSRFLPDKAIDLVDEAASRLRMEIDSRPVEIDEVERVVRRLEIEEMALAKESDDASKDRLDKLRGELADYKEKLSELTTRWQNEKGAIDVVRELKEQLDTLRGESERAERDGDLAKAAELRYGRIPEIEKKLDAALPTAQAQTDVMLKEEVGPDDIADVVAAWTGIPAGRLLEGETAKLLRMEDELGKRVVGQTKAVQAVSDAVRRARAGVADPNRPTGSFLFLGPTGVGKTELAKALADFLFDDERAMVRIDMSEYGEKHSVARLVGAPPGYIGYDQGGQLTEAVRRRPYTVVLFDEVEKAHPDVFDVLLAVLDEGRLTDGQGRTVDFRNTILILTSNLGAGGSEEQVMAAVRAAFKPEFINRLDDVLIFDSLKPDELVRIVDIQLQQLQRRLAQRRLQLEVSLPAKQWLADRGFDPLYGARPLRRLVQQAIGDQLAKLLLAGDVHDGDVVPVNVSPDGETLILG; from the coding sequence GTGGACTCGTTCAACCCGACCACGAAGACCCAGGCGGCGCTGACCTCGGCGCTGCAGGCGGCCACCGCCGCCGGCAACCCGGAGATCCGGCCCGCCCACCTGTTGATGGCACTGCTCACCCAGAACGAAGGGATCGCGGCGCCCCTCCTCGAAGCCGTCGGTGTCGATCCATCGATCATCCGCACCGAGGCAGCGAGCCTGCTCGACCGACTGCCCAAGGTCAGCGGCGCCAACTCGACGCCGAACCTGTCGCGCGAGTCGCTCGCGGCGATCACCGCGGCCCAGCAGCTGGCCACCGAGATGGACGACGAATACGTCTCCACCGAACACCTCCTCGTTGGCCTCGCGACCGGTGACTCCGACGTCGCCAAGCTCCTCACGGGCCACGGCGCGTCACCGCAGGCGCTGCGCGAGGCGTTCGTCAAGGTCCGTGGCAGCGCCCGCGTCACCAGCCCCGACCCCGAGGGTTCCTACCAGGCGCTGGAGAAGTACTCCACCGACCTGACCGCGGCCGCCCGCGAGGGCAAGCTCGACCCAGTCATCGGGCGCGACAACGAGATTCGTCGCGTCGTGCAGGTGTTGAGCCGTCGCACGAAGAACAACCCGGTGCTCATCGGCGAGCCGGGCGTCGGCAAGACCGCCATCGTCGAGGGCCTTGCCCAGCGCATCATCGAGGGCGACGTGCCCGAGAGTCTGCGCGACAAGACCGTCGTCTCCCTCGACCTCGGTTCGATGGTCGCGGGCGCCAAGTACCGCGGCGAGTTCGAGGAGCGCCTCAAGGCCGTCCTCGACGACATCAAGAATTCCGCCGGACAGGTCATCACGTTCATCGACGAGCTGCACACCATCGTGGGGGCTGGTGCGACCGGTGAGTCCGCGATGGACGCCGGCAACATGATCAAGCCGATGCTGGCCCGCGGCGAGCTGCGCATGGTCGGCGCCACCACGCTCGAGGAGTACCGCAAGTACATCGAGAAGGACGCCGCGCTGGAGCGTCGCTTCCAGCAGGTGCTGGTGGGCGAGCCGTCGGTCGAGGACACCGTCGGCATCCTGCGCGGGCTCAAGGACCGCTACGAGGTGCACCACGGCGTGCGCATCACCGACTCGGCCCTGGTGGCCGCGGCGACGATGTCCGACCGCTACATCACCAGCCGCTTCCTGCCCGACAAGGCCATCGACCTCGTCGACGAGGCCGCCTCGCGCCTGCGCATGGAGATCGACTCGCGGCCGGTGGAGATCGACGAGGTCGAGCGCGTCGTGCGCCGCCTCGAGATCGAGGAGATGGCGCTGGCCAAGGAGTCCGACGACGCGTCGAAGGACCGCCTCGACAAGCTGCGCGGCGAACTGGCCGACTACAAGGAGAAGCTCTCGGAGCTGACCACGCGCTGGCAGAACGAGAAGGGCGCGATCGACGTCGTCCGCGAACTGAAGGAGCAGCTCGACACGCTGCGCGGTGAGTCCGAGCGCGCCGAGCGCGACGGTGACCTCGCCAAGGCCGCCGAGCTGCGCTACGGCCGCATCCCGGAGATCGAGAAGAAGCTCGACGCCGCGTTGCCGACCGCGCAGGCCCAGACCGACGTCATGCTCAAGGAGGAGGTCGGGCCCGACGACATCGCCGACGTCGTGGCGGCGTGGACCGGCATCCCCGCCGGCCGGTTGCTGGAGGGCGAGACCGCGAAGCTGCTGCGCATGGAGGACGAGCTCGGCAAGCGCGTGGTCGGGCAGACGAAGGCCGTACAGGCCGTCAGCGATGCGGTGCGCCGCGCCAGGGCCGGCGTCGCCGACCCCAACCGGCCGACCGGATCGTTCCTCTTCCTCGGTCCGACGGGCGTCGGCAAGACCGAGCTGGCCAAGGCGCTGGCGGACTTCCTGTTCGACGACGAGCGGGCGATGGTCCGCATCGACATGAGCGAATACGGCGAGAAGCACTCCGTCGCGCGGCTCGTCGGTGCGCCTCCCGGTTACATCGGCTACGACCAGGGCGGTCAGCTGACCGAGGCGGTACGGCGGCGGCCCTACACCGTCGTGCTGTTCGACGAGGTCGAGAAGGCCCACCCGGACGTGTTCGACGTGCTGCTCGCGGTGCTCGACGAGGGCCGGTTGACCGACGGCCAGGGCCGCACGGTCGACTTCCGCAACACCATCCTCATCCTGACGTCGAACCTCGGTGCCGGCGGCAGCGAGGAGCAGGTGATGGCGGCGGTGCGCGCGGCGTTCAAGCCCGAGTTCATCAACCGCCTCGACGACGTGCTGATCTTCGATTCGCTCAAGCCCGACGAGCTGGTGCGCATCGTCGACATCCAGCTGCAGCAGCTGCAGCGGCGGCTCGCTCAGCGCCGGTTGCAGCTCGAGGTGTCGCTACCCGCCAAGCAGTGGCTGGCCGACCGCGGCTTCGACCCGCTCTACGGGGCGCGTCCGCTGCGCAGGCTGGTTCAGCAGGCCATCGGCGACCAGCTCGCCAAGCTGTTGCTCGCGGGCGACGTGCACGACGGCGACGTAGTGCCGGTCAACGTCAGCCCCGACGGCGAGACGCTGATCCTGGGCTGA
- a CDS encoding FAD-binding oxidoreductase, giving the protein MGLDDGDALRTLRTALDSEEFVRRFYTRWFAVDRSVGDLFPPDMDRQRTVFARAMTWLLGEIIEQRAEEPVAFLAQLGRDHRKYGVTQAHYDSLQDALTTTLRSQLIDRWDDRLADTADAAISLIVGIMRGAADAEQGPPFRDGTVVEHHRVTRDVSVIRLRLDEPLPFHAGQYVTVQVPQWPRRWRCLSPSIPADPDGGIEFHVRSVPGGTVSTAIVGETAVGDRWRLSNPHGALHVDRGGGDVLMVAGSTGLAPLRSIILDLSRFGVNPRVHLFFGARYPCDLYDLRTLWQVASQHPWLSVTPVSEYSTNPPWAGDYPAVDPPRGLHVRQTGLLPDVVTRYGGWGDRQILICGGPRMVAATKAALVAKGADPHGIQHDPLAG; this is encoded by the coding sequence GTGGGACTCGACGACGGTGACGCGCTGAGGACACTGCGCACCGCTCTCGATTCCGAGGAGTTCGTGCGTCGCTTCTACACCCGCTGGTTCGCCGTCGACCGATCGGTCGGAGATCTCTTCCCGCCCGACATGGACCGCCAGCGCACGGTGTTCGCGCGAGCGATGACCTGGCTGCTCGGCGAGATCATCGAGCAGCGGGCCGAGGAGCCCGTCGCGTTCCTCGCCCAGCTGGGCCGCGATCATCGCAAATACGGTGTGACACAAGCACATTACGACAGCCTGCAGGATGCGCTGACGACGACGCTGCGAAGCCAGCTGATCGACCGGTGGGACGACCGTCTCGCCGACACCGCCGACGCGGCCATCAGCCTGATCGTCGGCATCATGAGGGGCGCGGCCGACGCCGAGCAGGGCCCACCCTTCCGCGACGGCACGGTCGTCGAGCACCACCGGGTGACCCGCGACGTCTCGGTCATCCGGCTGCGGCTCGACGAGCCACTGCCCTTCCACGCCGGCCAGTACGTCACCGTGCAGGTGCCACAGTGGCCGCGGCGCTGGCGCTGCCTGAGCCCGTCGATCCCCGCCGACCCCGACGGCGGCATCGAGTTCCACGTGCGCTCGGTGCCCGGCGGTACGGTCAGCACCGCGATCGTCGGGGAGACCGCGGTCGGCGACCGGTGGCGGCTGTCCAACCCCCACGGCGCGCTGCACGTGGACCGCGGCGGTGGGGACGTATTGATGGTCGCGGGCAGCACCGGATTGGCGCCGTTGCGTTCGATCATCTTGGACCTCAGTCGGTTTGGCGTGAATCCGCGGGTGCACCTGTTCTTCGGGGCGCGGTACCCGTGCGATCTCTACGACCTCAGGACGCTGTGGCAGGTCGCCTCCCAGCATCCGTGGCTGTCGGTGACCCCGGTGTCGGAGTACTCCACCAACCCACCGTGGGCCGGCGACTATCCCGCCGTCGACCCGCCACGGGGGTTGCACGTCCGACAGACCGGACTGCTGCCCGACGTGGTGACGCGCTACGGCGGCTGGGGTGACCGGCAGATCCTGATCTGCGGTGGCCCACGGATGGTGGCGGCGACGAAGGCCGCGCTCGTCGCCAAGGGGGCCGACCCGCACGGCATCCAGCACGATCCGCTCGCCGGCTGA
- a CDS encoding aldose 1-epimerase, giving the protein MSEFDAYTLQDPSSSMTATVVPQAGMVVTSFADGDDEFLGQRRGLDAYITAGKTMGIPILYPWANRLSASKYGINGAVVTLTPGTGGVRTDEHGVPLHGVLAAYPGWLVTERSESSLTAVLDFGGTPRLLASFPFPHVLTQRVSLQDRTLTVETTVMPTTAASVPLCYGYHPYLQVPGVPRAQWVLETPAMRHVLVDNWGLPTGAHEEWAATSDALGDTHYDDGFDQVPEGAVFALSGGGRRIEVTYVKGYPAAQLFAPGNDDVVGIEPMTAPTDSLRRGGYRFANAGKPEKTAFTISVSRH; this is encoded by the coding sequence ATGTCGGAGTTTGACGCCTACACGCTGCAGGACCCGTCCTCGTCCATGACGGCGACCGTCGTACCGCAGGCGGGCATGGTGGTCACGTCGTTCGCCGACGGTGACGACGAATTCCTCGGCCAGCGGCGCGGCCTGGACGCCTACATCACTGCGGGCAAGACGATGGGCATCCCGATCCTGTACCCGTGGGCAAATCGCTTGAGCGCCAGCAAGTATGGGATCAACGGTGCGGTCGTGACGCTGACGCCCGGCACCGGTGGCGTGCGGACCGACGAGCACGGGGTGCCGCTGCATGGCGTGCTCGCGGCCTACCCGGGTTGGCTCGTCACCGAGCGGTCGGAGAGTTCCCTGACGGCCGTGCTCGACTTCGGCGGCACCCCGCGACTGCTCGCGTCGTTCCCGTTCCCGCACGTGCTGACCCAGCGGGTGTCGCTGCAGGACCGCACCCTGACGGTCGAGACCACCGTGATGCCGACGACCGCCGCCTCGGTGCCACTGTGTTACGGCTACCACCCCTACCTTCAGGTGCCGGGCGTGCCGCGCGCGCAGTGGGTGCTCGAGACGCCCGCCATGCGCCACGTGCTGGTGGACAACTGGGGGCTCCCGACGGGTGCGCACGAGGAGTGGGCCGCGACGTCGGATGCGTTGGGAGACACGCACTATGACGACGGCTTCGACCAGGTGCCCGAGGGCGCGGTGTTCGCGCTGTCGGGCGGTGGCCGACGGATCGAGGTGACCTACGTCAAGGGGTACCCCGCCGCCCAGCTCTTCGCTCCCGGCAACGACGACGTCGTCGGCATCGAGCCCATGACGGCTCCCACCGACTCGCTGCGCCGCGGCGGTTACCGGTTCGCCAACGCGGGCAAGCCCGAGAAGACCGCCTTCACGATCTCGGTCTCGCGACACTGA